From the Syngnathus typhle isolate RoL2023-S1 ecotype Sweden unplaced genomic scaffold, RoL_Styp_1.0 HiC_scaffold_61, whole genome shotgun sequence genome, one window contains:
- the LOC133148322 gene encoding uncharacterized protein LOC133148322, translated as MALRGVLVCAVAVACLPMTWSVQGPQGESGTSARIKRMTTELLTKYIKINPDIPHADNMWYQYVSMLAETYNQSECYVCSIMPRSSQQPVLHARSMPEKNGWCFAILRAFGFNPIEGLRRSEINEAQLTAHPCYNISRPFTIVSRSSDVTPAPVTLEVSETISHPLCFRQRRVDGIKVGDTKRCITTALLEPSSKTSMNTTLAIRQILAGGENPHSIIEGGWWLCGRRGYAVLPGRWDGTCAPVYVSDHTVFLSLTHFQEHHQRKTRAAVAPTFRPYDSVWGSDVPDEYKLWSTGQKVALTLFPQAGVAKTILRIETMDYRLKTFANFTLEALTGYQTELQALRLTTLQSRMVLDLLTAEKGGVCEIVGTSCCTYIPGENDTNIEYALQGLRNLRKAMSQDETPAKDVHPFWWLFYGNWRQLLLKVAVLLFSILLLLCIFTSWIIPCIRHMMTKMLTSAFAIRNVMLVQREQDEWDHLA; from the coding sequence ATGGCACTCAGAGGAGTGCTTGTCTGTGCTGTGGCTGTAGCATGCTTGCCAATGACATGGAGTGTCCAGGGTCCCCAAGGGGAGAGTGGAACTTCCGCTCGAATCAAGAGAATGACGACCGaactgttgacaaagtatataaAGATAAACCCAGATATACCCCATGCAGACAACATGTGGTACCAGTATGTATCCATGTTGGCCGAAACATACAATCAAAGTGAATGTTATGTATGTTCCATAATGCCACGATCAAGTCAACAGCCCGTCCTACATGCCCGATCCATGCCAGAGAAAAATGGATGGTGTTTCGCAATACTAAGGGCTTTTGGGTTTAATCCCATCGAAGGACTCAGACGGTCGGAAATTAATGAGGCACAACTAACCGCCCATCCCTGTTACAACATCTCAAGGCCATTCACAATAGTGTCAAGAAGTTCTGACGTCACACCCGCACCAGTGACTCTCGAAGTGAGTGAAACCATCTCACATCCCCTGTGCTTCCGACAAAGACGTGTTGATGGAATAAAGGTGGGAGATACAAAGCGCTGCATCACCACCGCACTTCTAGAACCTTCCAGCAAGACCTCGATGAATACCACCTTAGCAATCAGACAAATCCTAGCAGGAGGCGAAAATCCCCACTCCATCATCGAAGGGGGATGGTGGCTCTGTGGTCGCCGAGGCTACGCAGTCCTTCCAGGACGATGGGATGGCACATGTGCCCCCGTATATGTGTCAGATCACACTGTGTTCCTCAGTCTGACACATTTTCAGGAACATCATCAGCGAAAGACACGTGCAGCTGTTGCCCCCACCTTCCGACCCTACGACAGTGTCTGGGGCTCAGACGTACCAGATGAATACAAGCTTTGGAGCACAGGACAAAAGGTGGCACTCACACTCTTCCCACAGGCGGGTGTGGCTAAGACTATTCTCCGAATAGAAACTATGGACTACAGGTTGAAGACCTTTGCCAATTTTACTCTAGAGGCCCTTACAGGTTACCAGACGGAGCTGCAAGCCCTGAGACTAACGACACTACAGTCCCGAATGGTCTTGGACCTCCTGACTGCCGAgaaaggaggtgtgtgtgaaatagttggtacctcctgttgtacctacatcccaggagaaaatgacaccaaCATCGAGTATGCCCTACAAGGCCTTCGGAACCTCCGTAAGGCTATGTCCCAGGACGAAACTCCAGCCAAGGACGTCCATCCCTTTTGGTGGCTGTTTTATGGCAATTGGAGGCAACTTCTCTTGAAAGTTGCAGTTCTTTTATTTTCCATACTGTTATTGCTCTGTATTTTTACATCATGGATCATACCTTGTATTCGTCACATGATGACTAAAATGTTGACATCAGCGTTTGCTATCCGGAATGTCATGTTGGTCCAGCGTGAACAAGATGAGTGGGACCACCTTGCGTAA